From a single Streptomyces liliifuscus genomic region:
- a CDS encoding glycoside hydrolase family 15 protein — MAGRIEDYALIGDMQTAALVCRDGTVDWLCLPRFDSHAVFAGLLGTEEHGFWRLGPAHAADAEPPTAVRRRYRGDSLILESEWDTSRGTVRVTDFMPPRDGAPQLIRIVEGVTGRVPMRSALRMRFSYGRVVPWVHKHEGRTVAVAGPDSVWFDTECETYGKALTTYSDFTVAPGDRIAFTISWEPSHKQPPALPEPEASLEATEEFWREWVDQCTYHGPYREAVVRSLITLKALTYGPTGGIVAAPTTSLPEEIGGVRNWDYRYTWLRDAAITLSSLLRTGYREEARAWREWLLRAVAGDPENLQIMYGIAGERELGEAELDWLPGYENSGPVRVGNGAAHQLQLDVYGEVTEALHLAHMTGLARNDYASLLQLKLIRYLEDHWDEPDEGIWEVRGPRRHFVHSKVMAWVAVDRTIKLIESGDADGPLEKWRELRDDIHRDVCEKGYDKERNTFTQSYGSKELDASLLLIPQMGFLPPDDKRVIGTIEAIQRELSTSDGFILRYPTSGEDAGVDGLEGDEGAFLACSFWMADDLAMIGRVDEARKLFEKLLALRNDLGLLAEEWDPVLQRQVGNFPQAFSHVPLIDTALRLTASGAYGG, encoded by the coding sequence GTGGCCGGGCGCATCGAAGACTACGCACTAATCGGAGACATGCAGACAGCCGCGCTGGTCTGCAGGGACGGCACGGTGGACTGGCTGTGCCTCCCCCGCTTCGACTCCCACGCCGTCTTCGCAGGACTTCTCGGCACGGAGGAACACGGATTCTGGCGGCTCGGTCCGGCGCACGCGGCCGACGCCGAACCGCCGACCGCGGTCCGCCGTCGCTATCGCGGCGACTCGCTGATCCTGGAATCCGAGTGGGACACGTCACGCGGCACGGTCCGCGTGACTGATTTCATGCCTCCGCGTGACGGCGCGCCGCAGCTGATCCGGATCGTCGAGGGCGTCACCGGACGTGTCCCGATGCGCTCCGCGCTGCGCATGCGTTTCTCGTACGGGCGTGTGGTGCCCTGGGTGCACAAGCACGAGGGTCGGACGGTGGCTGTCGCCGGGCCCGACTCGGTGTGGTTCGACACCGAGTGCGAGACCTACGGCAAGGCATTGACGACGTACTCGGACTTCACGGTCGCGCCGGGTGACCGGATCGCGTTCACTATCTCCTGGGAGCCCTCGCACAAGCAGCCGCCCGCGCTCCCGGAGCCGGAGGCCTCCCTGGAGGCGACCGAGGAGTTCTGGCGCGAGTGGGTGGACCAGTGCACGTATCACGGGCCCTACCGCGAGGCCGTGGTCCGTTCGCTGATCACGCTGAAGGCGCTGACGTACGGGCCGACGGGCGGCATCGTCGCCGCGCCGACCACGTCCCTGCCGGAGGAGATCGGCGGTGTCCGCAACTGGGACTACCGCTACACCTGGCTGCGTGACGCGGCGATCACCCTGTCGTCGCTGCTGCGCACGGGCTACCGCGAGGAGGCGCGTGCCTGGCGCGAGTGGCTGCTGCGCGCGGTCGCCGGCGACCCGGAGAACCTGCAGATCATGTACGGCATCGCGGGCGAGCGGGAGTTGGGCGAGGCGGAGCTCGACTGGCTTCCCGGATACGAGAACTCCGGGCCCGTACGGGTCGGGAACGGCGCCGCGCACCAGCTTCAGCTGGATGTGTACGGCGAGGTGACGGAGGCTCTGCACCTGGCCCATATGACGGGTCTGGCCCGCAACGACTACGCCTCGCTCCTCCAGCTCAAGCTGATCCGCTACCTGGAGGACCACTGGGACGAGCCGGACGAGGGCATCTGGGAGGTGCGCGGCCCGCGCCGCCACTTCGTTCACTCGAAGGTGATGGCCTGGGTCGCCGTCGACCGGACGATCAAGCTAATCGAGTCCGGCGACGCGGACGGCCCGCTGGAGAAGTGGCGCGAACTGCGCGACGACATCCACCGGGACGTGTGTGAGAAGGGTTACGACAAGGAGCGCAACACCTTCACGCAGTCGTACGGCTCGAAGGAGCTGGACGCCTCCCTGCTGCTGATCCCGCAGATGGGCTTCCTGCCGCCGGACGACAAGCGCGTGATCGGCACGATCGAGGCCATCCAGCGCGAACTGTCCACGTCGGACGGCTTCATCCTGCGCTACCCGACCTCCGGCGAGGACGCGGGCGTGGACGGCCTGGAGGGCGACGAGGGCGCGTTCCTCGCCTGCTCGTTCTGGATGGCGGACGACCTCGCGATGATCGGCCGCGTGGACGAGGCCCGCAAGCTCTTCGAGAAGCTGCTGGCCCTGCGCAACGACCTCGGTCTCCTCGCGGAGGAGTGGGACCCGGTTCTGCAGCGCCAGGTCGGCAACTTCCCGCAGGCGTTCAGTCACGTGCCGCTGATCGACACGGCACTGCGTCTGACGGCTTCCGGGGCGTACGGAGGCTGA
- the recN gene encoding DNA repair protein RecN: protein MVMSVLEEMRIRSLGVIDDAVVELSPGFTAVTGETGAGKTMVVTSLGLLLGGRADPALVRIGAKNAVVEGRISVPDGASAVVRAEEAGAELDDGVLLISRTVSAEGRSRAHLGGRSVPVGLLAELADDLVAVHGQTDQQGLLKLSRQRQALDRYAGDAVAVPLAKYAGAYRRLRAISNELDEITTRARERAQEADMLRFGLDEIAAVEPRPGEDVELAAEAERLGHAEALASAATAAHAALAGNPEDPEGIDATTLVAGAHRALEAVRSHDAALGALAGRIGEIGILLGDVAGELAGYADDLDADPLRLAAVEERRAALTALTRKYGEDVGTVLTWAEQGAARLLELDGDDDRLGELTAERDALRAELGGLAQALTDARTEAAERFAAAVTAELASLAMPHARVSFEIRQTEDPEGVEVGGRPVSYGPAGVDEVELLLAPHPGAPPRPIAKGASGGELSRVMLAVEVVFAGTDPVPTYLFDEVDAGVGGKAAVEIGRRLAKLAKSAQVVVVTHLPQVAAFADRQLLVEKTNDGSVTRSGVKVLEGEERVRELSRMLAGQEDSETARAHAEELLAAARADG from the coding sequence ATGGTCATGTCCGTGTTGGAGGAGATGCGGATACGGTCGCTCGGAGTCATCGACGACGCGGTCGTCGAGCTGTCACCCGGCTTCACCGCCGTGACCGGTGAGACCGGCGCGGGCAAGACGATGGTGGTCACCAGCCTGGGCCTGCTGCTGGGCGGGCGCGCCGACCCCGCCCTCGTGCGGATCGGGGCCAAGAACGCGGTCGTGGAGGGGCGGATCTCCGTACCCGACGGCGCCTCGGCCGTCGTACGGGCCGAGGAGGCCGGCGCCGAGCTCGACGACGGCGTGCTGCTCATCAGCCGTACCGTTTCCGCCGAGGGGCGCTCACGGGCGCACCTGGGCGGGCGTTCCGTGCCCGTGGGGCTGCTCGCCGAGCTCGCCGACGACCTGGTGGCCGTGCACGGCCAGACCGACCAGCAGGGGCTGCTCAAGCTGTCCCGCCAGCGGCAGGCCCTCGACCGTTACGCGGGCGACGCCGTCGCCGTGCCGCTCGCCAAGTACGCGGGCGCCTACCGACGGCTGCGCGCCATCTCCAACGAGCTGGACGAGATCACCACCCGCGCACGGGAACGCGCCCAGGAAGCCGACATGCTGCGCTTCGGGCTCGACGAGATCGCCGCGGTGGAGCCCCGCCCGGGCGAGGACGTAGAGCTGGCGGCCGAGGCCGAGCGGCTCGGGCACGCGGAGGCGCTCGCGTCCGCCGCCACGGCCGCGCACGCCGCCCTCGCGGGCAATCCCGAGGACCCCGAGGGCATCGACGCCACGACGCTCGTCGCGGGCGCACACCGGGCCCTGGAGGCCGTACGGTCACACGACGCGGCGCTCGGCGCGCTGGCGGGCCGCATCGGGGAGATCGGGATCCTGCTGGGCGATGTGGCGGGGGAGCTGGCGGGATACGCCGACGACCTCGACGCCGACCCGCTGCGGCTCGCGGCGGTCGAGGAGCGCCGCGCCGCGCTCACCGCGCTGACCCGCAAGTACGGCGAGGATGTCGGCACGGTTCTGACCTGGGCGGAACAAGGGGCCGCGCGGCTCCTGGAGTTGGACGGCGACGACGACCGGCTCGGCGAGCTGACGGCCGAGCGGGACGCGCTGCGGGCCGAACTGGGCGGACTGGCACAGGCGTTGACGGACGCCCGTACGGAGGCCGCCGAGCGCTTCGCCGCTGCCGTGACCGCCGAACTCGCCTCGCTCGCCATGCCGCACGCGCGCGTGTCGTTCGAGATCCGGCAGACCGAGGACCCGGAGGGCGTGGAGGTCGGCGGACGTCCGGTCTCGTACGGGCCCGCCGGCGTCGACGAGGTCGAACTGCTCCTCGCCCCGCATCCGGGGGCGCCGCCGCGGCCCATCGCCAAGGGGGCGTCCGGCGGTGAGCTCTCGCGCGTCATGCTCGCCGTCGAGGTCGTGTTCGCGGGTACGGATCCGGTGCCGACGTATCTCTTCGACGAGGTCGACGCGGGTGTGGGCGGCAAGGCCGCGGTCGAGATCGGGCGGCGGCTCGCCAAGCTCGCCAAGAGCGCGCAGGTCGTCGTCGTCACCCATCTGCCCCAGGTGGCCGCCTTCGCCGACCGGCAGTTGCTGGTCGAGAAGACCAACGACGGGTCGGTCACACGGTCCGGGGTGAAGGTCCTGGAGGGCGAGGAGCGGGTACGGGAGCTGTCGCGGATGCTGGCCGGGCAGGAGGACTCGGAGACGGCACGGGCACACGCGGAGGAGTTGCTGGCGGCGGCCCGCGCCGACGGATAG
- a CDS encoding glycosyltransferase family 4 protein, with translation MIHVSSHSPPGQPPLRTVQVLGGGSAGSCAHVRSLTSGLVARGVRVTVCAPAAADHTYDFSGVGADHVHVPRRNDPTSMAVLRAACADADLVHAHGLHSALRAALALSGRRVPLVVTLHSRPYAEGARAHLLRLLERRVARAASVVLGSSSDLVDRARSRGARDARLAAVALPAPRRPLAESEDADRLRPKARAELGATDRPLLMAVGSLDRHRGYDTLLDATRAWRRLDPVPLLVIAGEGPLRGELQRRIVNEGLPVRLVGPRDDIGELLAAADLALLPGSWESRSVLAQEALHARVPLVAAAAGGIPELVGDAAELVPHGDSEALAEAVEALLADPARRELLKDKGTLQVATWPTEDETVAQVLSVYDELTKPLPLP, from the coding sequence GTGATCCACGTGAGCAGCCACTCACCGCCCGGACAGCCGCCGCTGCGCACTGTCCAAGTGCTCGGCGGCGGCAGCGCGGGCAGCTGTGCCCATGTGCGGTCGCTGACGTCGGGGCTCGTCGCCCGGGGCGTGCGGGTCACCGTGTGCGCCCCGGCCGCGGCCGACCACACGTACGACTTCAGTGGTGTCGGGGCCGACCACGTGCATGTGCCGAGGCGGAACGACCCGACCTCCATGGCCGTGCTGCGGGCGGCCTGCGCGGACGCCGACCTGGTGCACGCGCACGGGCTGCACTCCGCGCTGCGGGCCGCGCTCGCGCTCAGCGGACGGCGCGTCCCGCTCGTCGTCACCCTGCACTCCCGCCCGTACGCCGAGGGCGCGCGGGCGCATCTGCTGCGCCTCCTTGAGCGGCGCGTGGCCAGGGCCGCGTCCGTGGTCCTCGGATCCTCCTCCGACCTCGTCGACCGGGCCCGCAGCAGGGGCGCCCGGGACGCGCGGCTCGCCGCGGTCGCGCTGCCCGCCCCGCGCCGGCCCCTCGCCGAGAGCGAGGACGCCGACCGGCTGCGCCCCAAGGCGCGGGCCGAACTCGGCGCGACCGACCGGCCGTTGCTGATGGCCGTCGGCTCACTCGACCGGCACCGGGGGTACGACACGCTGCTGGACGCCACGCGCGCGTGGCGGCGGCTCGATCCCGTACCCCTGCTCGTGATCGCCGGGGAGGGGCCGCTGCGCGGTGAACTCCAGCGGCGCATCGTGAACGAGGGGCTGCCCGTACGTCTGGTCGGCCCGCGTGACGACATCGGGGAACTGCTCGCAGCCGCCGATCTCGCGCTGCTGCCCGGCAGCTGGGAGTCGCGCTCCGTGCTCGCCCAGGAGGCCCTCCACGCGCGCGTGCCGCTCGTCGCGGCTGCCGCCGGAGGCATCCCCGAACTCGTCGGCGACGCGGCCGAACTCGTCCCGCACGGAGACTCCGAAGCGCTCGCCGAGGCCGTCGAGGCTCTTCTCGCCGACCCCGCCCGGCGCGAGCTCCTCAAGGACAAGGGCACGCTCCAGGTGGCCACTTGGCCGACCGAGGACGAGACGGTGGCCCAAGTCCTCAGCGTGTACGACGAACTGACCAAGCCCTTGCCGCTGCCGTAG
- a CDS encoding FAD-binding oxidoreductase has product MASLSKAGAALAALREDLAGDVLAPGDPGYDEARTVFNAMIDRRPAVIAQCANEADVARSVRFARDLDLKIAVRGGGHSVAGMALNDGGLVVDLRRMHEVTVHPGAAAVRVGGGATMSHMDRATEPYHLATTGGRASTTGVGGFVLGGGSGWLERKFGLAIDNLLGVDLVTADGSAVHASAEENPELFWALHGGGGNFGVATALTLRLHELPEFAMAMLLYRPESGPEVARVFREIMETGPVEAAGGVLYMTGPPEEFVPEHLVGTLLCGALVTYAGSEDDLRKTAQPLLALPHEVEMVTAIPYADLQCMIDDPPGMRNYWSAEYLTGAPDELVDVFCARADTMPVPTGTQHVLFPLGGAVADGPRAYPVPYRDSPWAVHPFGIWEDPADDERCVRWVRDVRADVRPWSTGAVYLNFIGDEGEDRVEAGLGAENTRRLAAVKAHYDPDNVFRFNHNIAPA; this is encoded by the coding sequence ATGGCTTCCCTCTCGAAGGCGGGCGCGGCGCTCGCCGCACTCCGCGAGGATCTCGCCGGTGACGTGCTCGCCCCCGGGGATCCGGGGTACGACGAGGCCCGGACGGTCTTCAACGCGATGATCGACCGGCGGCCGGCGGTGATCGCGCAGTGCGCGAACGAGGCCGATGTCGCGCGGTCGGTGCGGTTCGCCCGGGACCTGGATCTGAAGATCGCGGTCCGCGGCGGCGGCCACAGCGTGGCGGGCATGGCCCTGAACGACGGCGGTCTGGTCGTCGACCTGCGCCGGATGCACGAGGTGACCGTCCACCCCGGAGCGGCGGCGGTACGCGTCGGGGGCGGCGCGACGATGAGTCACATGGACCGCGCCACCGAGCCGTACCACCTGGCGACGACCGGGGGCCGGGCCTCGACGACCGGGGTCGGCGGTTTCGTGCTGGGCGGCGGAAGCGGCTGGCTGGAGCGGAAGTTCGGGCTCGCGATCGACAACCTGCTCGGCGTCGACCTGGTGACCGCGGACGGCTCGGCGGTCCACGCGAGCGCCGAGGAGAACCCCGAGCTGTTCTGGGCGCTGCACGGCGGCGGCGGGAACTTCGGCGTCGCGACCGCGCTGACCCTGAGACTGCACGAGCTGCCCGAGTTCGCGATGGCCATGCTGCTGTACCGCCCGGAGTCCGGGCCGGAGGTGGCCCGCGTCTTCCGCGAGATCATGGAGACCGGGCCGGTGGAGGCGGCCGGCGGCGTGCTCTACATGACGGGACCGCCCGAGGAGTTCGTCCCCGAGCACCTGGTCGGCACGCTCCTGTGCGGGGCGCTCGTGACATACGCGGGCAGCGAGGACGACCTGCGCAAGACCGCCCAGCCCCTGCTGGCGCTGCCGCACGAGGTGGAGATGGTCACGGCGATCCCGTACGCGGACCTCCAGTGCATGATCGACGATCCGCCGGGGATGCGGAACTACTGGTCGGCGGAGTATCTGACGGGCGCGCCCGACGAACTCGTGGACGTCTTCTGTGCCCGCGCGGACACGATGCCGGTGCCCACCGGAACCCAGCACGTGCTGTTCCCGCTGGGCGGCGCGGTCGCCGACGGCCCCCGCGCGTACCCGGTGCCGTACCGGGACTCGCCCTGGGCCGTGCACCCGTTCGGCATCTGGGAGGACCCCGCGGACGACGAGCGCTGCGTGCGGTGGGTGCGGGACGTGCGCGCCGACGTCCGGCCGTGGAGCACCGGCGCGGTCTACCTCAACTTCATCGGCGACGAGGGTGAGGACCGCGTGGAGGCGGGCCTGGGCGCCGAGAACACCCGGCGGCTCGCGGCCGTGAAGGCCCACTACGACCCGGACAACGTGTTCCGCTTCAACCACAACATCGCGCCCGCGTAG
- a CDS encoding PucR family transcriptional regulator yields the protein MDSRIDTPDTHGGGITVQRALELPGLRGGLPEILAGADRLGRTVRWVHAGEVPNIASLLKGGELLLTTGYGLGTRPADQRAFVRTLAERGIAALVVELGPRFTRLPAALVETARTAGLPLVQLHREVPFVTVTEEIHTEIVNGHYALLQQAEEVHRRCTQALLGGGGIPQVLGILADFSGNPVFLETPDGQLLYAAGTGPANADPLQVWEGLRGQHQDDPPAGSVLVDVPGGGPGTGSVRARLVLLPVNAPNAPLAPVHRIAAERAAGVLAVVLMQARQEEELAARGRGDFLTDLAEGRIAAEDAPAQARVLGFKPGPGPLLPVVMRLADGLPPGGGWAVLARAVAEELASVGVPVLLGVRPVEGRVPLLVGLRSESERAAVADRVAAALRAGVERAGMQRPGAQPPVVVVGVAGGWTAASASLRHAAETATAAQGLSDRPWYDARRLDIDLLLWRLRDHRDLAAFVDRAIGPLRDHDNRSKPPLLPTLETYLAHAGRKAETARELHLNRQTLYNRLARIGELLGTDLDDPQTVLALSLALRARRLVP from the coding sequence ATGGACAGCCGTATCGACACGCCGGACACGCACGGTGGCGGGATCACCGTGCAGCGGGCCCTGGAGCTGCCCGGGCTGCGCGGCGGCCTGCCGGAGATCCTCGCGGGGGCCGACCGGCTGGGCCGCACCGTCCGCTGGGTGCACGCGGGCGAGGTACCGAACATCGCGTCGCTCCTGAAGGGCGGCGAACTGCTCCTGACCACGGGGTACGGGCTCGGCACCCGCCCCGCCGACCAGCGCGCCTTCGTCCGCACCCTCGCCGAGCGCGGCATCGCGGCCCTGGTCGTGGAACTGGGGCCGCGCTTCACCCGGCTGCCCGCGGCCCTCGTGGAGACGGCCCGTACGGCCGGTCTGCCGCTGGTCCAACTGCACCGCGAGGTGCCGTTCGTGACGGTCACCGAGGAGATCCACACCGAGATCGTCAACGGCCACTACGCGCTGCTCCAGCAGGCCGAGGAGGTGCACCGGCGCTGCACCCAGGCCCTGCTCGGCGGGGGCGGTATCCCCCAGGTCCTCGGCATCCTGGCCGACTTCAGCGGCAACCCGGTCTTCCTGGAGACCCCGGACGGACAGCTCCTGTACGCCGCCGGGACCGGACCTGCGAACGCCGACCCGCTCCAGGTGTGGGAGGGGCTGCGCGGCCAGCACCAGGACGATCCGCCGGCGGGGTCGGTCCTCGTGGACGTGCCGGGCGGCGGTCCCGGCACCGGCTCGGTCCGGGCCCGGCTCGTCCTGCTGCCCGTGAACGCCCCCAACGCCCCGCTCGCACCCGTGCACCGCATCGCGGCGGAACGGGCCGCGGGCGTCCTCGCCGTGGTCCTGATGCAGGCCCGCCAGGAGGAGGAGCTGGCGGCGCGCGGGCGCGGCGACTTCCTCACCGACCTCGCCGAGGGCCGTATCGCCGCCGAGGACGCGCCCGCGCAGGCCCGTGTGCTCGGCTTCAAGCCCGGTCCCGGACCGCTGCTCCCGGTGGTGATGAGGCTCGCCGACGGACTGCCTCCCGGCGGGGGCTGGGCCGTCCTGGCGCGCGCGGTCGCCGAGGAGCTGGCCTCGGTGGGGGTGCCGGTCCTGCTGGGCGTACGCCCTGTCGAGGGCCGCGTACCGCTGCTGGTTGGCCTGCGTTCGGAGTCCGAGCGGGCGGCCGTCGCGGACCGGGTCGCGGCGGCGCTGCGGGCCGGTGTGGAGCGGGCGGGCATGCAGCGTCCGGGGGCGCAGCCGCCGGTCGTGGTGGTCGGCGTGGCGGGCGGCTGGACGGCCGCGTCGGCGAGCCTGCGGCATGCGGCCGAGACGGCCACGGCGGCCCAGGGACTGTCCGACCGCCCCTGGTACGACGCCCGCCGCCTGGACATCGACCTGCTGCTGTGGCGGCTGCGGGACCACCGGGACCTGGCCGCCTTCGTGGACCGCGCCATCGGCCCGCTCCGCGACCACGACAACCGCTCCAAGCCTCCGCTGCTGCCCACCCTGGAGACGTATCTGGCGCACGCGGGCCGCAAGGCGGAGACCGCGCGCGAGCTGCATCTCAACCGGCAGACGCTCTACAACCGGCTCGCGAGGATCGGGGAGCTGCTCGGGACGGACCTCGACGACCCGCAGACGGTACTGGCGCTGAGCCTGGCGCTGCGGGCCCGCAGGCTCGTCCCGTAG